AAATTATGCTGATGAGGCTTCAGGAGGAATTCTAATTATGGTGACAGTTGTAGGAGTTAGATTTAAAGAGGCAGGAAAAATATATTATTTTGATCCTGACAACCTTCAGATAGATTTAAATGAAAATGTGATTGTAGAAACTGCAAGAGGTATAGAATTTGGAAAGGTGGTTATCCCAAATAGGGAAGTACCGGATGAAGATATAGTGGCTCCTTTGAAAAAAGTTATAAGAATTGCTACTGAGGAAGATAAAAAACACTATGAAGAAAATAAGCAGAAAGAGAAAGAAGCTTTTAATATATGCCTTGAAAAAATCAAGAATCATAATCTTGATATGAAGCTTATTGGAGTTGAATATACTTTTGATAATAATAAAATATTATTCTATTTCACTGCTGATGGCAGAGTTGACTTCAGAGAACTTGTAAAGGATCTTGCGGCGGTGTTTAAGACCAGGATTGAATTAAGGCAGATAGGTGTAAGAGATGAGTCAAAAATGATGGGCGGTATAGGAATTTGCGGCCGTGTTCTTTGCTGCAGATCTTTCCTTGGAGAATTTGAACCTGTTTCCATTAAAATGGCAAAAGAACAGGGCTTGTCTTTGAACCCTTGTAAAATATCCGGCGCATGCAGCAGATTAATGTGCTGCCTTAAATATGAACATGAAGTCTATGAAGAATTATTAGCCAGAACACCTAAAATTGGTGCAATAGTTGAAACCCCCGAAGGCCAGGGAGTAGTTATAGAGGCTAATATCTTGAAAGAGATAGTGAAAGTTAAATTAGATAAAGGCAATGAAGCAGATCTGGCTACATTTAAATTAAATGATATTA
This Clostridiaceae bacterium DNA region includes the following protein-coding sequences:
- a CDS encoding stage 0 sporulation family protein, which codes for MVTVVGVRFKEAGKIYYFDPDNLQIDLNENVIVETARGIEFGKVVIPNREVPDEDIVAPLKKVIRIATEEDKKHYEENKQKEKEAFNICLEKIKNHNLDMKLIGVEYTFDNNKILFYFTADGRVDFRELVKDLAAVFKTRIELRQIGVRDESKMMGGIGICGRVLCCRSFLGEFEPVSIKMAKEQGLSLNPCKISGACSRLMCCLKYEHEVYEELLARTPKIGAIVETPEGQGVVIEANILKEIVKVKLDKGNEADLATFKLNDIKIIKDAAASDEDLDLELDVDLETLKTLED